Proteins encoded within one genomic window of Aspergillus nidulans FGSC A4 chromosome VII:
- a CDS encoding uncharacterized protein (transcript_id=CADANIAT00007928) translates to MDSAEKDLEGGSSSFCIDQSTTTTSPVSEKSVPPPPDHGLRAWLQVLCMHLVFLNTWGVSNGFSIFNQLYTKTLPESSSTISWIGSIQISLLFFFGVFAGRATDAGYFRLMYMAGAFFQVFGFFMLSLCKDYWQIFLAQGICMGISNGLTFGPGLAVTSSYFSRNRGLAVGIAAAGATTGGMIYPVLIHQLLDIHSLSFGWTVRIAAFVMLITQISGLLFFHPRLPPRPSGPFLDSAAFKEKPFVFFALSMFLNLWGLYFAFFYMGTFARDRLAVRDTQNFILIQNGVGVLGRILPTRLADRVTGKFNILIPLNFTAAVVVYAWIAVHTVAGLYVFTVIYGLAGGAAQSLFPATATTMITDVRKTGTRIGMILSFVGIATLTGPAIDGALIQAMQGEYTGAQVFSGTCIVLRAGSALAARVAKTGWKLRVVV, encoded by the coding sequence ATGGACAGCGCTGAAAAGGACCTCGAAGGAGGATCTTCCTCATTCTGCATAGATCAGAGCACCACAACAACCAGCCCAGTCTCCGAGAAGTCTGTGCCTCCACCCCCAGATCATGGCCTCAGGGCCTGGCTCCAAGTCTTGTGTATGcacctcgtcttcctcaacACCTGGGGCGTAAGCAACGGCTTTTCCATTTTCAACCAACTGTACACCAAAACCCTTCCAGAATCCAGTTCCACCATCTCATGGATCGGAAGCATCCAGAtctcgctcctcttcttttttggtGTCTTCGCCGGCCGCGCTACAGACGCAGGGTACTTCAGGCTCATGTACATGGCCGGTGCGTTCTTCCAAGTTTTCGGGTTCTTCATGCTGTCATTGTGCAAGGACTACTGGCAGATCTTCCTCGCCCAGGGCATCTGCATGGGAATCAGCAACGGTCTCACCTTCGGGCCCGGACTGGCTGTCACGTCGTCATACTTCTCCAGAAACCGCGGGCTTGCAGTAGGGATCGCCGCAGCCGGCGCAACAACAGGCGGGATGATATACCCTGTCCTAATACACCAGTTGCTTGATATTCACAGCCTCAGCTTTGGCTGGACAGTACGAATAGCCGCCTTTGTGATGTTGATAACCCAGATTTCCGGCTTACTAttcttccatcctcgccTCCCCCCTCGGCCCTCCGGCCCGTTCCTCGACAGCGCTGCTTTCAAAGAGAAGCCgtttgtcttcttcgcgcTCAGCATGTTCCTCAATCTCTGGGGTCTCTACTTTGCCTTTTTCTACATGGGGACATTTGCGAGAGACCGGCTCGCCGTACGCGATACACAGAACTTCATACTCATCCAGAACGGCGTAGGCGTGCTCGGCCGGATCCTCCCAACTCGCCTCGCCGACAGAGTCACAGGAAAATTCAACATTCTTATCCCGCTGAACTTCACTGCTGCCGTTGTTGTCTATGCGTGGATAGCCGTGCATACCGTTGCCGGGCTGTACGTCTTCACAGTGATCTACGGCCTAGCCGGCGGCGCAGCACAGTCTCTTTTCCCGGCGACAGCGACGACAATGATAACTGATGTACGGAAAACGGGGACAAGAATTGGCATGATTCTTAGCTTTGTGGGCATCGCGACCCTGACCGGGCCGGCGATTGACGGAGCGCTGATTCAGGCGATGCAAGGAGAGTATACGGGGGCACAAGTGTTTTCGGGGACTTGTATTGTGCTGAGAGCTGGGTCAGCGCTGGCAGCAAGAGTGGCGAAGACGGGGTGGAAGTTAAGGGTTGTGGTATAG
- a CDS encoding uncharacterized protein (transcript_id=CADANIAT00007929), with protein MPSNLPLDIARTLAEHISVEPVGPETFQARFNPERQGNTASYSYGGCALGVGVQAACQTAPDGYNLYSVTGSFLAPVLTDSKITCSVRRLRDTRTFATRQVEISQVQNATTRLCVIMLADFHKKEKDSLLEYSSPPDHIYSKPESCLTPQETGQKKVEQGTISIESLSLYNTLFGLIARFFEARQAPEGISAHNLHGMVKEQPQPPHQARLPLTAKTSADWFRCRTPLSAKSDHYAGLAWMLDAYLTFTPLAHSGMFLDDAAACATLDFAIRFFCDEFDLITVRVYLLPDRALNRTEYIGDLCLMVYRSNRVSNLRATFGGYMRGDRHTPKASPVEQKNDPGAEVQGIPETYENALAYYAAAIEIRYSSHAIL; from the exons ATGCCCTCGAATCTACCCCTTGATATCGCGCGCACCCTGGCCGAACACATCTCAGTAGAACCTGTCGGCCCTGAGACATTCCAAGCACGCTTCAACCCAGAGCGCCAAGGCAACACCGCCTCCTACTCTTACGGTGGCTGCGCCCTCGGTGTTGGAGTACAGGCAGCATGCCAGACCGCACCGGATGGGTACAATCTCTACAGTGTGACAGGGAGTTTCCTTGCGCCGGTGTTGACAGACAGCAAGATCACCTGCTCTGTGCGTCGGCTCCGGGATACACGTACGTTCGCGACGAGACAAGTTGAAATCTCGCAGGTCCAGAATGCCACCACGAGACTATGTGTCATTATGCTTGCAGACTTccacaagaaagaaaaagattctcttcttgaataCTCTTCCCCTCCGGATCATATCTACTCGAAGCCGGAATCATGTCTCACACCCCAAGAAactgggcagaagaaggttgaGCAGGGCACCATATCAATTGAATCGTTATCGCTCTACAACACGCTTTTCGGACTTATTGCTCGCTTCTTCGAGGCCCGACAAGCCCCGGAGGGAATCTCTGCACATAATCTCCACGGCATGGTGAAAGAACAGCCCCAACCGCCTCATCAAGCCCGTCTTCCCCTAACGGCAAAAACGTCCGCAGACTGGTTCCGCTGTCGCACCCCCTTGTCCGCCAAGTCAGACCACTACGCCGGGCTGGCGTGGATGCTTGACGCGTATCTGACGTTCACGCCGCTAGCACATAGCGGGATGTTCCTTGATGATGCCGCCGCTTGTGCGACGCTGGATTTTGCGATTAGGTTCTTCTGCGACGAGTTTGATTT GATAACTGTCCGTGTATATCTATTGCCAGACAGGGCTCTTAACCGAACAG AATACATTGGGGACCTGTGCCTTATGGTCTACCGGTCAAATCGGGTGTCAAACCTCAGGGCTACGTTCGGAGGATATATGAGGGGAGATAGACATACGCCTAAAGCTTCCCCCGTTGAACAGAAA AACGATCCAGGAGCCGAAGTGCAAGGTATTCCAGAGACATACGAAAATGCCTTGGCGTATTATGCAGCGGCGATCGAAATCCGCTATTCTTCTCATGCTATTTTATAG
- a CDS encoding TIM-barrel enzyme family protein (transcript_id=CADANIAT00007930) — translation MAPPTSRPEILSRLRAQIQAGKPIVGAGAGIGLSAKSVEAGGGDLIIIYNSGRFRMAGHGSLAGLMPYSNANEVVVEMASEVLPVVKHTPVIAGVCGTDPLRDIPRFLSQLKGMGFAGVQNFPTVGLIDGQFRANLEETGMGYDKEVEMVRAASELGLLTTPYVFNVGEAEAMAKAGADILVAHMGLTTSGTIGAKTGKTLEQCVDEIQAIRDVAVKINPDVILLCHGGPIARPEDARFILGRVAGLHGFYGASSMERLPVEVAIKDTTAEFKKIALRH, via the exons ATGGCACCACCAACCTCCCGCCCCGAGATTCTGTCGCGCCTCCGTGCCCAGATCCAAGCGGGCAAGCCTATCGTCGGCGCTGGAGCCG GAATTGGCCTCTCCGCTAAATCTGTCGAGGCGGGCGGCGGCGATCTGATCATCATCTACAACAGCGGGCGGTTCCGGATGGCTGGTCACGGGAGTCTCGCGGGGCTAATGCCATACAGCAACGCTAACGAAGTGGTGGTCGAAATGGCGTCCGAAGTGCTGCCCGTTGTGAAACACACGCCCGTCATCGCGGGCGTGTGCGGGACAGACCCACTTAGGGACATCCCTCGTTTTCTCTCCCAGCTGAAGGGGATGGGGTTTGCCGGGGTGCAGAATTTCCCAACAGTAGGCCTGATCGATGGGCAGTTTCGGGCCAACCTGGAGGAGACGGGGATGGGGTATGACAAGGAGGTGGAGATGGTGAGGGCCGCAAGCGAACTGGGCCTCTTGACGACCCCGTATGTGTTTAATGTGGGCGAGGCGGAAGCAATGGCAAAGGCCGGGGCGGATATCCTGGTTGCCCATATGGGACTTACAACGTCGGGCACGATTGGCGCTAAGACGGGCAAAACGCTGGAGCAGTGTGTGGATGAGATCCAGGCGATTCGAGACGTGGCGGTGAAAATAAACCCAGATGTGATCCTGCTGTGCCATGGGGGACCGATTGCGAGGCCGGAGGATGCGAGGTTTATTCTTGGACGAGTGGCTGGCTTGCATGGGTTTTATGGCGCCAGTTCGATGGAAAGGTTGCCTGTTGAGGTGGCCATTAAGGATACAACGGCGGAGTTCAAGAAGATTGCGTTGAGGCACTAA
- a CDS encoding Tm-1-like ATP-binding domain-containing protein (transcript_id=CADANIAT00007931), translating into MHLILLGTLDTKRSEVLYLHSQLHQTASRLNTPLSITLIDCGVRSEIDSDPAITVSHTDLITKYPYASDLDSPSPTKDLFVLPRGEAISIITACATKCVSELLQTQDVHGIIGVGGSGGTSLISAVMRSAAKIGLPKLIVSTVASGNTGPIVGETDLTLMYSVVDIAGSNRLLKDVLENAAGAMVGMASAYKARLEASISATPAQSEKSRLRVGVTMFGVTTPCVDTIRSHLETNYAVEVYVFHATGHGGKAMERLVEEGHLDAMLDLTTTEICDLIAGGEMACDRRRLETSLKKGIPTIISVGATDMVNFGPIETVPPKYQGRKLFVHNPSVTLMRTSREECEAVGRFIVEKVNGCVREGKAGLVEVVIPKGGVSKISTTGGVFEDKQADEALANVLMVGLEGKVRVVQDPRDVNDRGFAVDIAERLMTLVAAAGEKREKV; encoded by the coding sequence atgcacctcatcctcctgggAACGCTCGACACAAAACGCTCCGAAGTGCTCTACCTCCACTCCCAGCTCCACCAAACAGCAAGCCGCCTCAACACGCCTCTCTCGATCACTCTCATCGACTGCGGCGTCCGCAGCGAGATTGACTCTGACCCAGCCATCACAGTCTCGCATACAGACCTGATAACAAAATACCCGTACGCCTCCGATCTCGACTCTCCAAGCCCAACCAAAGACCTCTTTGTCCTCCCCCGCGGCGAGGCAATCTCTATCATCACGGCCTGTGCCACGAAATGTGTGTCCGAACTCCTACAGACACAGGACGTCCATGGAATTATTGGCGTaggcggcagcggcggcacGAGTCTCATCTCGGCTGTCATGAGAAGCGCCGCAAAGATTGGTCTGCCCAAACTTATCGTCTCCACCGTGGCCTCAGGAAACACGGGCCCTATTGTCGGCGAGACAGACCTCACGCTCATGTACAGTGTCGTCGATATTGCTGGGTCGAATCGACTGTTGAAGGATGTCCTCGAAAACGCGGCGGGGGCGATGGTCGGGATGGCGAGCGCATACAAGGCGCGTCTTGAGGCGAGCATATCCGCTACCCCAGCCCAGTCAGAAAAGAGCAGACTCCGTGTGGGAGTCACTATGTTCGGCGTGACGACGCCCTGTGTCGACACGATCCGGTCGCACCTCGAAACCAACTACGCTGTCGAGGTCTATGTCTTCCACGCAACAGGGCATGGAGGGAAAGCCATGGAGCggctggtggaggaaggacACCTCGACGCGATGCTCGACCTGACGACAACGGAGATCTGCGATCTCATCGCGGGAGGGGAAATGGCGTGTGATCGCCGCCGACTCGAAACGAGTCTGAAGAAGGGTATCCCAACTATCATCTCTGTCGGCGCGACAGATATGGTCAATTTCGGCCCGATCGAGACGGTCCCGCCGAAGTATCAAGGAAGGAAATTGTTTGTGCATAACCCCAGTGTAACACTCATGAGGACGTCCAGGGAGGAATGCGAGGCCGTAGGGAGATTCATCGTTGAGAAGGTGAATGGGTGTGTACGGGAGGGTAAAGCTGGGCTTGTGGAGGTGGTGATTCCTAAGGGTGGAGTGAGCAAAATTTCTACGACTGGAGGCGTCTTTGAGGATAAACAGGCGGATGAGGCGCTTGCGAACGTTCTCATGGTCGGACTGGAAGGCAAGGTCAGAGTTGTGCAAGATCCGAGGGATGTGAATGATAGAGGGTTCGCCGTTGATATTGCAGAAAGGCTGATGACATTGGTAGCAGCTGCAGGCGAGAAGAGGGAAAAGGTCTAA
- a CDS encoding Zn(II)2Cys6 transcription factor (transcript_id=CADANIAT00007932) — translation MSFRFVAPIHPREPSSSALPKRTKRSAACTACKARRSRCGGGFPCDRCLESGSECVFAGLDRRRKCAQRRMEQELDTVQRQLDEIVEAFDNRDYEKLGKIIDRVKELRAGYGEGRRDQEITGNRATSDGLQSDPRALGDTRRCSSPSSSSPSSVGSLDEVDTLTEDPNRTEESRAAGYIGKESEIAWMQKLETEACKMEGGQDKMTEESIASMSYHVDNLYLTDPAPVDPRLLPPQPWAESLVKIYFGSIAPSFPLLNRTLFMSQFEAAYSGSAYPTSKWLAVLNLVFAISAKYYQLAEPVAGRDVDDRIFLSRALSLRSPHHLVLDHADLHQVQIDLLLAIYYLASGQVNRSWRVNGSAARSALCLGLNLRAFSEHIDPVSKETRTRIWWAIFSLEHLLSSMTGRVPCLDHRAMSLYPPVPYDEDDFDHPELKTILGMTEQREKRLHYTIYATNEELAKLTAWLRSIEPNGSLFFFHLVDLSIITHAAVMAIYSLQSTRESHSGLGQSEIPRYQSMLQSWVSNLHPAFAFTDKDMEPSLSRDSRAQVSLALSYYSSQIILSRPCLTRPDLKEGTNIRFPRSRFGNNTARTCIHSALSLISVLPDEPDTTWMLKKSPWWCILHYIMQALTVLLIQISVGFVPDDVGKGRKKKGHEAEESNQDRSEGIAPEAVWNASKKALRWLHFMADLDPSWHRAHEISEGFLRRIAKAKDLNMDFLPGIRQESQMSGFDYRGPGHEMGGGGSARKQSSSSGLLHEEPMNWGPDCTMSEGDYGQEHQQHPFVLDPTLFSVV, via the exons ATGTCGTTCCGTTTTGTTGCGCCAATTCATCCCCGTGAGCCCTCAAGCAGTGCACTCCCCAAGCGCACGAAGCGCTCGGCTGCTTGCACGGCTTGCAAGGCGAGACGGTCTCGG TGTGGCGGGGGATTTCCCTGCGACAGGTGTCTCGAGAGCGGCAGCGAATGCGTCTTCGCGGGTCTTGACCGGCGAAGAAAGTGTGCCCAGCGACGAATGGAGCAGGAGCTCGACACGGTACAGAGACAGTTGGACGAAATCGTTGAGGCGTTTGATAACCGTGACTATGAGAAGCTTGGAAAGATAATCGACAGGGTGAAGGAACTGCGTGCTGGGTATGGCGAGGGCCGACGAGACCAGGAGATCACGGGCAATCGCGCAACTTCAGACGGGCTCCAGTCAGATCCCAGAGCCCTCGGGGACACACGAAGATGCAGCTCtccgtcctcctcgtccccCTCGTCCGTCGGATCactcgacgaggtcgataCCCTGACCGAAGACCCGAACCGCACCGAGGAAAGCAGAGCAGCGGGGTATATTGGCAAAGAGTCTGAGATAGCATGGATGCAGAAACTCGAGACCGAGGCTTGCAAGATGGAAGGCGGACAGGATAAGATGACTGAGGAGTCTATCGCGTCTATGAGCTACCATGTCGACAATCTCTACCTCACCGATCCAGCACCCGTTGATCCCAGGCTCTTACCACCGCAGCCGTGGGCAGAGAGTCTCGTAAAAATCTATTTTGGCTCGATCGCCCCGTCTTTCCCTCTCCTCAACAGGACACTGTTCATGTCCCAGTTTGAGGCCGCTTATTCTGGCTCGGCTTACCCCACCAGTAAATGGCTGGCTGTGCTGAACCTGGTTTTTGCTATTAGCGCAAAGTACTATCAACTGGCCGAGCCTGTCGCTGGCAGGGACGTCGACGATCGTATCTTCCTATCAAGAGCCTTGTCCCTCCGTTCACCGCATCACCTAGTGCTTGACCATGCAGACCTGCACCAGGTCCAGATCGATCTCTTACTGGCCATCTACTACCTCGCCTCGGGCCAGGTGAACCG GTCATGGCGGGTGAACGGCAGCGCCGCACGCTCGGCGCTCTGCCTGGGCCTGAATCTCCGTGCATTCAGCGAGCACATCGATCCAGTTTCGAAGGAAACAAGGACGCGTATCTGGTgggccatcttctcccttgAGCATCTACTTTCTAGCATGACCGGCCGCGTACCTTGTCTAGACCACCGTGCCATGTCGCTGTATCCGCCTGTCCCGtatgacgaggacgacttCGACCATCCTGAGCTGAAGACAATCCTCGGAATGACTGAACAGCGTGAAAAACGGCTCCATTATACAATATATGCTACCAACGAGGAGCTAGCCAAACTCACTGCTTGGCTGCGATCCATAGAGCCGAACGggtctctcttcttctttcaccTCGTCGACCTATCGATCATTACCCATGCCGCCGTGATGGCCATCTACAGCCTGCAATCGACTCGAGAGAGTCACAGCGGCCTCGGCCAATCCGAGATCCCGCGCTACCAGTCGATGCTCCAATCGTGGGTCTCCAATCTGCATCCGGCGTTCGCATTTACGGATAAGGACATGGAGCCCAGTCTCTCTCGGGACTCCCGCGCACAAGTTAGCCTGGCCTTATCCTACTACAGCTCCCAGATCATCCTCAGTCGCCCGTGCCTCACGCGCCCAGACCTCAAAGAAGGGACAAATATCCGCTTCCCACGCTCGCGGTTCGGAAATAACACCGCGAGAACGTGCATCCACTCCGCCCTCTCGCTCATCTCCGTCCTCCCCGACGAGCCAGATACGACGTGGATGCTGAAAAAGTCACCATGGTGGTGCATACTTCACTATATCATGCAAGCGCTCACGGTGTTGTTGATCCAGATCTCCGTCGGCTTTGTCCCAGACGACGTCGGAAAGggcagaaagaaaaaaggcCACGAGGCCGAGGAAAGCAACCAAGACCGAAGCGAGGGGATTGCACCCGAGGCCGTCTGGAATGCGTCTAAGAAGGCTCTCCGCTGGCTCCATTTCATGGCGGACCTGGACCCGAGCTGGCACCGGGCTCATGAGATAAGCGAGGGGTTTCTAAGGCGGATTGCGAAGGCGAAAGATCTGAATATGGACTTTCTACCGGGGATTCGACAGGAATCCCAGATGTCTGGCTTTGATTACAGAGGGCCTGGGCATGAGATGGGCGGGGGTGGGAGTGCCAGAAAgcaatcatcgtcatctgGTCTGTTGCATGAGGAACCCATGAATTGGGGCCCCGACTGTACTATGTCCGAGGGAGATTACGgacaagagcatcaacagcatccgTTTGTGTTGGATCCAACCCTGTTCTCGGTGG TTTAG
- a CDS encoding uncharacterized protein (transcript_id=CADANIAT00007933), translating to MIFLWLLLLAYRVTAKLFEAPNPWEEASQVIVSNVTLDSNPVSNSSVPSIDHNTRQNTEYVRLQSRLDRTSGTWGASHPRHRLLMALYGFSRYKERSSAEVKRWRDLYKHVPKSQKQLVERVIGYTRKLNTVEHLYDHNDVLAGDIVRFGMEFYGIEQTELDVFIQDMEKEKKGADRTSVVQAMKHFVRDWSDEGLFEREGAFRCILDSISGIERGGEERPVSVLVPGAGAGRLGYEIDALGGFEVTINEWSAYMNLIHRYVVQINAPESLVYHPYIDWWSHHATTSDMQRGVSFPDSIPRPSSKASIVMIEGDFTTIFEDADSSTYDIIVTLFFIDTARNLLNYLETIYRLLKPGGRWINLGPLLYGTGPWLQLSLDEIVKLSEALGFEFEVDVSDQAGIVCGTLTQGEGLGGKVRSMYVPYGQNKRGLSRNAYDAQFWRARKR from the exons ATGATTTTTCTttggctgctgctcctggccTATAGAGTAACGGCGAAACTATTCGAAGCGCCGAATCCGTGGGAGGAAGCCAGCCAAGTCATCGTCTCAAACGTCACACTCGATTCCAACCCCGTCTCCAACTCATCAGTTCCCTCCATTGACCATAACACGCGCCAGAATACAGAATACGTGCGCCTGCAAAGCCGCCTCGACCGGACAAGCGGAACATGGGGCGCATCTCACCCGCGACACCGGCTCCTCATGGCCCTCTACGGCTTCAGCAGGTACAAAGAACGCAGTTCGGCTGAAGTAAAGAGGTGGCGCGATCTGTACAAACACGTCCCGAAAagccagaagcagcttgTTGAACGAGTGATCGGGTATACGCGCAAACTGAATACGGTCGAGCATCTTTATGACCATAATGACGTGCTCGCGGGGGATATTGTACGATTTGGGATGGAGTTTTATGGCATTGAGCAGACCGAACTGGATGTGTTCATTCAGGatatggagaaagagaagaagggtgcTGATCGGACGAGCGTCGTCCAAGCCATGAAACACTTTGTGCGAGACTGGTCGGACGAGGGACTCTTCGAGAGGGAGGGTGCGTTCAGATGTATTCTGGACTCTATCTCTGGTATTGAGCGCGGGGGTGAGGAAAGACCGGTCAGCGTCTTGGTTCCTGGTGCAGGGGCAGGGCGATTAGGCTACGAGATCGATGCTCTAGGAG GTTTCGAAGTAACGATCAACGAGTGGTCCGCATACATGAACCTGATCCATCGCTATGTAGTCCAAATCAACGCTCCGGAGAGCCTGGTCTACCACCCCTATATAGACTGGTGGTCTCACCACGCCACCACGTCCGACATGCAGCGCGGCGTATCGTTCCCCGATTCCATTCCGCGGCCGTCCTCCAAGGCAAGTATAGTAATGATTGAAGGCGACTTCACTACCATCTTtgaagatgcggactcaAGCACCTACGACATAATCGtgaccctcttcttcatcgataCCGCACGCAATCTGCTAAACTATCTCGAGACGATCTACCGTCTTCTGAAACCCGGCGGAAGGTGGATAAATCTGGGTCCATTGCTCTACGGGACAGGCCCATGGCTGCAGCTTTCACTCGATGAGATTGTAAAGCTGAGTGAGGCGTTAGGGTTTGAgtttgaggttgatgttTCAGATCAAGCCGGGATTGTCTGCGGGACGCTGACGCAGGGAGAGGGATTGGGCGGCAAGGTTAGGAGTATGTATGTCCCGTATGGACAGAATAAGAGGGGGCTCAGTCGGAATGCGTACGATGCGCAGTTCTGGAGAGCGCGGAAGAGGTAA
- a CDS encoding putative MFS transporter (transcript_id=CADANIAT00007934), whose product MDSKEQDNNLNHDNPTLNDIFEEHEPTSDTSLLRRIDVRILPIMFLAYFLQFLDKVCLNYANVMGIQDELSMSGNDFSWLATAFFIAYAVAEVPQGYLLQKYPVTKVLAANIFIWGVMLCCSAAVQNYAGLLALRVLLGTAEAVIAPALTIYTSMWYTPAEASPRFGLWYCGLGTGQILGGLISFGAQHASSSQSFSGWRIMFLVIGFANIAVSLLVLVVLPVSPETASFLSPDAKTRIFHRLKSAVTGGLGNKTFHAPSVLTTLGDPQTWLLCLLTILVTIPSGLIVTFSSILIKGFGYTSKESALLNMPSGVVSILSILLSTYAVAKGYSRWLAIDLLLVPTLLGSCLMSFLPKSNQAGLLVGIYMVNTTVAPLILIFAWTGANFKGYTGKVTGCAFISAAFSIANIIGPQTFQARDAPEYLPAKVTIVVANAAAIAVSTALRLLYGSRNREAERLGALVSAKSWMEKRVVRQVEEEETGFRYIY is encoded by the exons ATGGACAGCAAGGAACAAGATAACAACCTCAATCATGACAATCCAACCCTCAATGACATTTTCGAAGAGCACGAGCCCACTTCAGACACATCTCTACTCCGCCGTATCGACGTTCGCATCCTCCCGATAATGTTCCTAGCCTACTTCCTGCAGTTTCTTGACAAAGTGTGTCTAAAT TACGCAAATGTAATGGGCATACAAGATGAGCTCTCCATGTCTGGAAACGACTTTTCCTGGCTAGCAACTGCGTTCTTTATCGCCTATGCAGTTGCTGAGGTCCCACAAG GATACCTACTGCAGAAATACCCCGTCACAAAGGTCCTAGCCGCCAATATCTTTATCTGGGGCGTGATGCTCTGCTGCTCTGCTGCAGTGCAGAACTATGCCGGGCTTCTAGCCCTCCGTGTCCTTTTGGGAACGGCAGAAGCTGTAATTG CACCCGCATTGACCATCTATACAAGCATGTGGTACACACCCGCTGAAGCAAGCCCGCGCTTTGGGCTTTGGTATTGCGGTCTCGGAACGGGGCAGATCCTCGGCGGTCTCATTTCATTCGGTGCACAACAtgcctcgtcctcgcaaTCCTTTTCCGGTTGGAGGATTATGTTTCTCGTTATCGGGTTTGCAAATATTGCCGTCTCATTACTCGTTCTGGTCGTTCTGCCGGTCTCACCGGAAACAGCGTCTTTCCTGTCCCCGGACGCGAAAACACGTATATTCCACCGGTTAAAGAGCGCTGTGACAGGCGGGCTCGGAAACAAGACATTCCACGCGCCCTCGGTGTTAACTACTTTAGGTGATCCCCAAACCTGGCTCTTGTGCctcctcaccatcctcgtcactaTCCCTTCTGGTCTGATCGTTACCTTTTCCTCAATCCTAATAAAGGGGTTCGGTTATACTTCTAAGGAATCGGCTCTCCTGAACATGCCGTCTGGCGTGGTAAGTATCCTCTCCATCCTGTTGTCCACATACGCAGTCGCAAAGGGGTACTCGAGGTGGCTTGCGATCGACCTTTTGCTTGTCCCGACGCTATTGGGCTCATGTCTCATGAGTTTTCTGCCGAAGAGTAATCAGGCCGGATTGTTGGTGGGGATTTATATGGTAAATACG ACTGTCGCCCCCTTGATtctgatcttcgcctggaCGGGAGCGAATTTTAAGGGGTATACCGGCAAGGTCACAGGCTGCGCGTTTATATCTGCAGCATTCAGCATTGCGAATATCATCGGCCCGCAGACCTTTCAGGCGAGGGATGCTCCTGA ATATCTTCCCGCTAAGGTCACCATTGTGGTCGCGAATGCTGCAGCGATCGCGGTCTCAACTGCGCTGAGGTTGCTCTACGGGAGCAGGAACCGAGAGGCTGAAAGGCTAGGGGCTCTGGTTTCggcgaagagctggatggaAAAACGGGTCGTCAGgcaggtggaggaagaggagactGGATTCCGGTATATTTACTGA
- a CDS encoding uncharacterized protein (transcript_id=CADANIAT00007935), giving the protein MAALQKFKLVFHVPPSSLEPVQKAIFAAGAGRYPGPGNYTECCWVTSGTGQFRPGDAANPAIGKVGELEKIEELRVETLCVGVDVARKAVEALKKAHPYEEPSYGVIRLEDF; this is encoded by the exons ATGGCTGCCCTTCAGAAATTTAAACTAGTCTTCCACGTCCCCCCATCGTCCCTCGAGCCCGTCCAGAAAGCGATCTTcgctgcaggtgcaggcCGGTACCCAGGACCGGGCAACTACACCGAATGCTGTTGGGTGACGTCGGGAACAGGTCAATTCAGGCCGGGTGACGCAGCAAATCCCGCCATTGGGAAGGTGGGcgagcttgagaagatcgAGGAGCTCAGGGTCGAGACGCTCTGTGTGGGAGTTGATGTGGCGAGGAAAGCGGTtgaggcgttgaagaa GGCGCATCCATATGAGGAGCCGTCGTACGGGGTCATTCGGCTGGAGGACTTTTAG